In Oreochromis niloticus isolate F11D_XX linkage group LG18, O_niloticus_UMD_NMBU, whole genome shotgun sequence, one genomic interval encodes:
- the LOC102081413 gene encoding uncharacterized protein LOC102081413: MIDKDIVLEALGVICNAEITSVQQKQREVGICSGFLEAVKILLFNAPATQLPITQLISTVVDGDQTCSVSQSSLRRIGHVSSGLPGNIGIKGFPANKHVSKFEIEERNGRRFIINEEEFFDPRFHYDFTGMKDTDTFYRGDEEYRRPYGWQRFALKVLDKYDGNEWLGTAGYRTRSVSGEWPVSYHGTSYDSACEIIKGRFKPGWINKYGRGVYSAPDITEALKYCKDFKSKKNGKTYKVILQNRINPSYREKWNNDKYWLVRIDRGLSEEEEGKMVERAIRPYGLLLKEF, encoded by the exons ATGATCGACAAAGACATCGTACTTGAAGCACTGGGGGTGATCTGCAATGCTGAGATAACTTCTgttcaacaaaaacaaagagaagttGGCATCTGCTCTGGTTTTCTCGAAGCTGTCAAAATTTTGCTTTTCAATGCTCCTGCTACGCAGCTGCCTATTACCCAGCTCATTTCTACAGTTGTGGATGGAGATCAAACCTG CTCGGTGTCACAAAGCAGCTTGAGGAGGATTGGGCACGTGTCTTCTGGATTGCCCGGGAATATAGGTATTAAAGGTTTTCCAGCAAATAAACATGTATCAAAATTTGAAATAGAGGAAAGAAATGGAAGGCGTTTCATCATCAACGAGGAAGAATTCTTTGACCCCAGATTTCACTACGACTTTACTGGAATGAAAGACACAGATACCTTTTACAGAGGTGATGAAGAGTACCGGCGTCCCTATGGTTGGCAGCGTTTTGCTCTCAAG GTCCTGGATAAGTATGATGGAAATGAATGGCTAGGCACCGCAGGCTATCGCACTCGGTCAGTGTCAGGGGAGTGGCCTGTGTCCTACCATGGGACATCTTATGACTCTGCTTGTGAGATCATCAAAGGACGTTTCAAG CCAGGTTGGATAAACAAATATGGCAGAGGGGTTTATTCTGCACCTGACATCACTGAGGCCCTCAAATATTGTAAAGATTTCAAGTCCAAAAAAAACGGCAAGACGTACAAAGTGATTCTGCAGAATCGGATCAACCCCAGTTACAGAGAGAAATGGAACAATGATAAGTACTGGCTGGTTCGCATCGATCGTGGATtatcagaagaagaagagggaaaGATGGTGGAGCGTGCCATTCGTCCCTATGGCCTTCTGTTGAAAGAGTTCTAA